Proteins found in one Plasmodium malariae genome assembly, chromosome: 13 genomic segment:
- the PmUG01_13058600 gene encoding Plasmodium exported protein, unknown function — protein sequence MELKIKSNLFINIVMFILLTWICHFYSDVSIFNYPLEQKNKICKKSDIRNYRILARYKQGIGSNAVGLKGKIPNNKEYENNKQSHVCPSINVGGHDRSNESKSSVNYRRNAYNKKRLVDKIYYINKVRNSANLDIENLKRSVHYKYILFIAFCATLASLGVILSYYLRNKGSLIPLFSEIAVSVAEVTVFSAFTFMIFFTFIYVFWKVGKKYKLRYLKSKLNRTKYPIFI from the exons ATGGAACTGAAAATTAAGTCAAACttgtttattaatattgtaatGTTTATCCTTTTAACTTGGATATGCCATTTTTACAGTGATGtg AGCATATTTAATTATCCTTTGGAGcagaagaataaaatttgtaaaaaatctGATATAAGAAATTATCGAATACTAGCAAGGTATAAACAGGGAATTGGTTCAAATGCAGTGGggttaaaaggaaaaataccaaataataaagaatacGAAAATAACAAACAATCTCATGTATGCCCGTCAATTAATGTAGGTGGCCATGATCGCTCTAATGAAAGTAAATCTTCTGTAAACTATAGAAGAaatgcatataataaaaaaaggttggtagataaaatatattatataaataaagttAGGAATTCTGCAAATCTTGACATTGAGAATTTAAAAAGGAGTgtacattataaatatattttatttattgcttTTTGTGCCACACTTGCATCTCTTGGTGTGATTTTAAGTTATTATTTAAGGAATAAAGGATCTCTAATTCCATTATTTTCAGAGATAGCTGTAAGTGTAGCAGAAGTTACGGTTTTTTCAGCATTCACctttatgattttttttacatttatttatgtgttCTGGAAAGTTGGAAAGAAATATAAGTTAAggtatttaaaaagtaaattaaacAGAACGAAATATCCTATATTCATCTAA
- the PmUG01_13058800 gene encoding Plasmodium exported protein, unknown function, protein MKQNFKLLFFIKIFVFELCIWICHYNNNYNCGKSMFKKYNIYEDSALTTNRLLSESSLDSKSTRVTSVDENSTKLIDQREYKYKNDKCPITEGEKIKGILLKTGEGNELDKKKESSLSNGIDTFFEKQKFNQLDSIDKINCNKKNNEKTVSRTIDEKISLLIRPPFIVFFIGLLIIIIYNSIKGTTGSTINDYIGLIILGVLIFLGILIVLAIIYASKKIEKREKINCK, encoded by the exons ATGAAACAGAATTTTAAGctcctcttttttattaaaatcttTGTATTTGAACTTTGTATATGGATATGccattataacaataat TATAACTGTGGTAAATCGATGTTTAagaagtataatatatatgaagatTCAGCTTTAACAACTAATAGACTACTATCAGAGAGTTCGTTGGATTCAAAATCGACTAGAGTTACATCTGTTGACGAAAATAGCACTAAATTAATAGATCAGCGCgaatataagtataaaaacGACAAATGCCCTATAACAgaaggagaaaaaataaaaggaattttattaaaaacagGGGAAGGTAATGAATtagataagaaaaaagaatctTCTTTATCTAATGGAATAGatacattttttgaaaaacaaaaatttaatcAATTAGATTCCatagataaaataaactgtaacaaaaaaaataatgaaaagacTGTAAGTAGAACCATAGATGAAAAGATATCTTTACTAATTAGACCACCCTTTATAGTTTTTTTCATAggattattaattataataatatataattctatcAAAGGAACTACTGGAAGTACaataaatgattatataggacttattattttaggggttttaatatttttgggTATCTTAATTGTATTAGCTATTATTTATGcttctaaaaaaattgaaaaacgtgaaaaaataaattgcaaATAG